The Vibrio tubiashii ATCC 19109 genome has a segment encoding these proteins:
- the uhpB gene encoding signal transduction histidine-protein kinase/phosphatase UhpB, giving the protein MRSYLATSICGLFMTACAWFCLWVIAYYFVNDAELAILLFPFALRLGITLHTRSKYWVTIYLAEWGLTIALAMLLEQPQWLMVLVASVLSIPVVHLAKKYYTGNQNQHLAVMAVVILITSCINVAAVGFHVESVYMLWLASIAGGLMILPMCYLLWNYLFLSPWSPITSNLLANNVEFKVRHILLYAVLLIASILIQTSLPDELKRFAPFCMAIPIIVLALRYGWQGALLATMLNSIALIAAKSGVSNLEITDLLLSISAQTLTGIMLGLAVQKQKDLNQKLRGELSRNQTLSRQLIQAEESVRRDVARELHDEIGQNITAIRTQASIIKRVDNAEINTRSADMIESLSLNVYDTTKHLLSKLRPKMLDDLDLKESVQQLTREMEFDNHGTRVVLDWSGDYGSLSDTLNVTLFRLCQEALNNAAKYANATSIVIELSIEDDLSLNIADNGIGFKAEDCMKGMGVRGMQERLQALGGKMYIYSLNDHVDGTQIAITLPKE; this is encoded by the coding sequence ATGCGTAGTTACCTTGCGACATCCATTTGCGGCCTATTCATGACAGCTTGTGCATGGTTTTGCCTGTGGGTCATCGCCTACTATTTTGTCAACGATGCTGAGCTTGCGATCTTGCTGTTTCCGTTTGCGCTTCGTCTAGGCATTACTCTGCACACTCGCTCTAAATACTGGGTGACGATATACCTCGCAGAGTGGGGGCTAACTATCGCGCTGGCGATGCTTTTAGAACAGCCGCAATGGTTGATGGTTCTTGTCGCCAGTGTGTTAAGCATTCCAGTGGTTCACCTCGCAAAGAAATACTATACCGGCAATCAAAACCAGCACCTTGCTGTAATGGCGGTTGTTATCCTGATCACATCTTGTATCAATGTCGCCGCGGTCGGCTTTCATGTTGAATCGGTCTACATGCTCTGGCTAGCGAGTATTGCTGGAGGGTTAATGATCTTGCCGATGTGCTATCTGCTTTGGAATTATCTATTTCTAAGCCCATGGTCACCGATCACGTCTAATTTGCTGGCAAACAATGTTGAGTTCAAAGTGCGTCATATCTTGTTGTACGCCGTACTTCTAATTGCCAGTATTTTGATTCAAACCAGTTTGCCCGACGAACTAAAAAGATTTGCCCCTTTCTGTATGGCGATTCCGATCATAGTGCTCGCTCTGCGTTATGGTTGGCAGGGAGCACTGCTTGCCACCATGCTCAATAGTATTGCACTCATTGCTGCGAAAAGCGGTGTATCTAACTTAGAGATTACCGATCTCCTTTTATCTATTTCAGCTCAAACTCTAACTGGAATTATGCTCGGTCTAGCCGTGCAAAAGCAGAAAGATCTCAACCAAAAACTACGTGGAGAATTATCTCGCAATCAGACGCTGTCTCGCCAACTAATACAAGCCGAAGAATCAGTCCGTCGTGATGTAGCGCGAGAACTGCACGACGAAATTGGTCAAAACATCACCGCCATTCGAACTCAAGCCAGCATTATTAAGCGAGTCGATAACGCTGAAATCAATACTCGCTCTGCGGATATGATAGAGAGCCTTTCATTGAACGTGTATGACACGACCAAACACTTACTTAGCAAACTAAGACCGAAAATGCTCGATGATTTGGATCTCAAAGAATCTGTCCAACAGCTAACTCGTGAAATGGAGTTCGATAATCACGGTACTCGCGTCGTACTTGATTGGAGCGGTGATTACGGCTCGTTAAGTGACACATTAAACGTGACCCTTTTCCGCCTATGTCAGGAAGCGTTAAACAACGCCGCCAAATACGCCAACGCAACGTCAATCGTTATCGAACTATCAATCGAAGATGACTTGTCACTGAACATCGCAGACAACGGTATAGGCTTTAAAGCTGAAGACTGTATGAAAGGAATGGGTGTCCGTGGTATGCAAGAGCGACTTCAAGCACTTGGCGGCAAAATGTATATCTACTCCTTAAACGATCATGTTGATGGTACACAAATCGCCATCACATTACCTAAGGAATAA
- the uhpA gene encoding transcriptional regulator UhpA, translated as MINVALVDDHIIVRSGFAQLLSLETDMNVVGEFSSVAEARIGLPSCKPDVVILDISMADESGLTLLDEIPSGIACVMLSVHDSPAMVEKSLKLGAKGYLSKRCSPDELVQAVRTSASGGCYLTPDIALKLTTPSDKSTTLTQLTRRESEVCQLLTRGLDVKSVAVELGLSHKTVHVHRSNALDKLGVKNNVELAKLFSKEPL; from the coding sequence ATGATTAACGTAGCGCTAGTTGATGACCATATCATTGTTCGTTCTGGTTTCGCTCAACTATTGAGTTTAGAAACAGACATGAACGTTGTGGGCGAATTTAGCTCAGTTGCGGAGGCTCGCATTGGCTTGCCTAGTTGCAAGCCTGATGTAGTCATTTTAGATATCTCGATGGCAGACGAAAGTGGGCTTACCCTACTAGACGAAATTCCCTCCGGCATCGCTTGCGTAATGTTAAGCGTTCACGACTCTCCAGCTATGGTAGAAAAGTCACTAAAGCTTGGTGCGAAGGGCTACCTTAGCAAACGCTGTAGTCCCGATGAGCTGGTTCAAGCAGTTAGAACCAGTGCTTCTGGTGGCTGCTATCTGACACCTGATATTGCCCTAAAATTAACCACTCCAAGTGATAAATCGACCACGCTGACTCAACTCACGCGTAGAGAAAGCGAGGTGTGCCAACTACTTACCCGAGGGTTAGATGTGAAATCTGTCGCGGTTGAGCTTGGACTTAGTCATAAAACGGTTCACGTTCATCGTTCTAATGCTCTCGACAAGCTTGGGGTTAAAAATAACGTCGAGCTGGCAAAGCTGTTTTCTAAAGAGCCACTGTAA
- the uhpT gene encoding hexose-6-phosphate:phosphate antiporter translates to MLKFLEQVRKPTLDLPVEARRKMWFKPFIQSYLVVFIGYLTMYLIRKNFNVAQNDMISTYGLSMTDLGLIGLGFSITYGIGKTVVSYYADGKNTKQFLPFMLILSGLAMLGFSFSMGGGSASLFLMVAFYALSGFFQSTGGPSSYSTITKWTPRNKRGSYLGLWNMSHNVGGAGAAGVALFGANYLFDGHVIGMFVFPSIIAIIVGFIGMRYGNDSPEAYGLGKVEELFDEAVSEEDEAAEEHQMTKKEIFVEYVLKNKVIWLLCFANIFLYIVRIGIDQWSTVYAYQELGLSKETAISGFTLFEVGALVGTLMWGYLSDLANGRRALVACVSLGLIIVSLEFYQHATSEFMYLASLFVLGFLVFGPQLLIGVAAVGFVPKKAISVADGVKGTFAYLIGDSFAKLGLGMIADGTPIFGLTGWKGTFAALDTSAFICITLLAFVAIAEEKKIRQNKKKLELAESQA, encoded by the coding sequence ATGTTAAAATTCCTGGAACAAGTCCGGAAACCTACCCTCGACCTTCCCGTCGAAGCCCGCAGAAAAATGTGGTTTAAGCCATTTATCCAATCTTACTTGGTGGTATTTATTGGCTACTTAACCATGTATTTGATCCGTAAAAACTTCAATGTCGCGCAAAACGACATGATTTCAACTTACGGCTTGTCGATGACTGACTTAGGCTTGATAGGTCTTGGCTTCTCAATTACTTACGGTATTGGTAAGACAGTCGTTTCTTACTACGCTGACGGCAAAAACACCAAGCAGTTCCTTCCTTTTATGCTTATCCTCTCTGGTTTGGCTATGCTTGGTTTCAGCTTCAGCATGGGTGGTGGCAGCGCAAGCCTTTTCTTAATGGTGGCCTTCTACGCTCTAAGTGGTTTCTTCCAAAGTACGGGTGGACCATCAAGTTACTCAACCATTACCAAATGGACGCCTCGTAACAAACGCGGTTCATACCTAGGCCTGTGGAATATGTCGCACAACGTTGGTGGCGCGGGCGCTGCAGGTGTGGCTCTATTTGGTGCGAACTACCTATTCGATGGTCATGTAATCGGTATGTTCGTCTTCCCTTCTATCATTGCCATCATCGTGGGTTTCATCGGTATGCGCTATGGTAACGACTCTCCTGAAGCCTACGGCTTAGGTAAAGTGGAAGAATTATTTGATGAAGCAGTGAGCGAAGAAGACGAAGCGGCTGAAGAACATCAAATGACCAAGAAAGAGATCTTTGTTGAGTACGTTCTGAAAAACAAAGTCATCTGGCTACTTTGCTTTGCCAATATCTTCCTTTACATCGTACGTATTGGTATCGACCAATGGTCTACCGTTTACGCTTACCAAGAACTTGGTCTATCCAAAGAAACGGCTATCTCTGGCTTCACCCTGTTTGAGGTCGGTGCTCTAGTCGGTACGTTGATGTGGGGTTACCTATCCGATCTCGCAAATGGTCGCCGTGCTTTAGTGGCTTGTGTTTCTCTGGGCTTAATCATTGTTTCACTAGAATTTTATCAACACGCTACTAGCGAGTTTATGTACTTAGCGTCTCTGTTCGTCCTTGGTTTCTTGGTGTTTGGTCCACAACTTTTAATCGGTGTTGCAGCGGTTGGTTTTGTCCCTAAGAAAGCCATCAGTGTGGCAGACGGTGTGAAAGGCACATTTGCCTACTTAATCGGTGATAGTTTTGCCAAATTAGGTTTAGGCATGATAGCCGATGGAACCCCAATTTTCGGCTTAACAGGTTGGAAAGGTACCTTTGCGGCCCTCGATACTTCAGCGTTTATCTGTATCACTTTGCTTGCTTTCGTTGCGATTGCAGAAGAGAAAAAGATCCGCCAAAACAAGAAGAAACTTGAACTGGCAGAAAGCCAAGCATGA
- a CDS encoding tetratricopeptide repeat protein, giving the protein MNKSRCTILTCFSLLMSTQAFSYDLSWELFEGDDLALLKKAETSSDPDVLYKAANLLIDESVMQANIDRAHEYLEQALKSGHDGAETLKADLEYSDGNYEEALSWYHKAEDGQDPYVLYSLGVMYFDGEGTEQDVKKGNEYYLASAKLGDDDAMYQLAFSYNDGVGVEKDYAKAAYWFEQAAKQQNASAIYNLGIAYLNGEGVEMNCQKAIQHFEHAIELEDHTRSVAKLGDIYYYPKYKQRCGFKTTDYAKSFEHFQKAAMRDDTYAQYMVGYAYRNGHGVFSDFAKSLAWFEIAQENGDEDAEKEILNVKQYMSNDELAKAQQYKNEIIDEIW; this is encoded by the coding sequence ATGAATAAAAGCCGATGCACTATCCTCACATGTTTCTCGTTATTAATGTCCACTCAGGCGTTTTCTTATGATCTTAGTTGGGAGCTGTTTGAAGGTGATGACCTCGCGCTGCTAAAAAAGGCTGAAACTTCAAGCGACCCAGACGTACTCTATAAAGCGGCTAACTTGTTGATAGATGAGTCTGTTATGCAAGCGAATATAGACAGAGCTCATGAATATCTAGAACAAGCACTAAAGTCAGGTCATGATGGCGCTGAAACTCTCAAAGCAGATTTAGAGTATTCGGATGGTAACTATGAAGAAGCACTCTCGTGGTATCACAAAGCTGAAGACGGACAAGATCCCTATGTACTGTATAGTTTAGGTGTTATGTATTTTGATGGTGAAGGTACAGAACAAGACGTAAAAAAAGGCAACGAGTACTACTTAGCCTCAGCAAAACTTGGCGATGATGACGCTATGTACCAACTCGCTTTTTCCTACAACGATGGTGTTGGAGTCGAAAAGGACTACGCCAAAGCTGCATATTGGTTTGAGCAAGCGGCAAAACAACAGAATGCTAGTGCGATCTATAACTTAGGGATCGCTTACCTCAATGGTGAAGGCGTTGAGATGAACTGCCAAAAAGCGATACAACACTTCGAGCACGCAATTGAACTTGAAGATCATACTCGCTCGGTGGCGAAACTTGGTGATATTTACTACTACCCGAAATACAAACAGCGTTGCGGTTTCAAAACGACGGATTACGCTAAGTCCTTTGAGCACTTCCAAAAAGCAGCAATGCGAGATGATACTTACGCCCAATATATGGTGGGATACGCGTATCGAAATGGTCATGGTGTATTCAGTGATTTTGCCAAATCATTAGCATGGTTCGAGATTGCTCAGGAAAATGGCGATGAGGATGCCGAAAAAGAAATCCTTAATGTGAAGCAATATATGTCTAACGATGAACTCGCTAAAGCACAGCAGTACAAAAACGAAATCATCGACGAAATTTGGTAA
- a CDS encoding helix-turn-helix transcriptional regulator, translating into MRIIRLKEVIKMTGLSRSTIYERMSMEEFPASINLGGSAVGWLESEVCKWIESRIQNRDSQSNKPLYSKSL; encoded by the coding sequence ATGAGAATTATCCGCCTAAAGGAAGTCATTAAAATGACGGGTTTATCGCGTTCGACTATCTATGAACGTATGTCAATGGAAGAGTTCCCGGCAAGTATCAACCTCGGTGGTAGTGCGGTAGGTTGGTTGGAATCGGAAGTTTGTAAGTGGATTGAATCTCGCATTCAGAATCGAGACTCACAGTCGAATAAGCCGCTATACAGTAAGAGTCTGTAG
- a CDS encoding helix-turn-helix transcriptional regulator has protein sequence MNPILTTREVCRLIKRTPATLYRWWKSGRFPRPLRHNGRAYGWDKDAVDNWLKHQSE, from the coding sequence ATGAATCCGATATTAACAACTCGTGAAGTGTGCCGACTGATAAAGCGCACACCGGCAACCTTGTATCGCTGGTGGAAATCCGGCCGATTTCCTAGACCACTCCGACATAATGGTAGAGCTTATGGCTGGGACAAAGATGCAGTGGACAACTGGTTAAAACACCAATCTGAGTGA
- a CDS encoding YagK/YfjJ domain-containing protein, translating into MPFYTIGNQVMTKFLNKVRYDLSKHYKLTRLGYTWCRERNNADNQHYHFVLMIDGSKVQHPKKLLRILREIWYACSNGGHLQRLNNCFYLLKRGDEMVRAEVTYRISYLAKVNTKQSREGLTNDYGCSRLKSVGQ; encoded by the coding sequence ATGCCTTTTTACACTATAGGGAACCAAGTCATGACTAAGTTTCTAAACAAGGTCAGATATGATCTGAGCAAGCACTATAAGCTGACTCGACTAGGCTATACCTGGTGCAGAGAGCGTAACAATGCTGATAATCAACATTATCACTTCGTGCTGATGATAGATGGTTCAAAAGTACAACATCCCAAGAAGCTGCTACGTATTCTCAGAGAAATCTGGTATGCATGCTCAAATGGGGGGCACCTTCAGCGGCTAAATAACTGTTTTTATCTTCTTAAGCGAGGTGATGAAATGGTAAGAGCAGAGGTTACTTATCGAATCTCTTATCTAGCTAAGGTGAATACTAAGCAAAGCAGAGAGGGACTAACTAATGACTATGGTTGTAGTAGGCTAAAATCAGTTGGACAATAG
- a CDS encoding TIR domain-containing protein: MNQCVYLAGSFKEYDKLKAVYAQLMEAGIVTTISEPLQSNGIDGCLTRIKQADILYVLNYDGYVGKSVAMDIGYALGLSKMVYALEPITDPDITHLLDGVLSPSSLISLLSE, from the coding sequence ATGAATCAATGTGTCTATTTAGCAGGCAGTTTCAAGGAATATGACAAATTGAAAGCTGTTTATGCGCAGCTGATGGAGGCTGGGATAGTGACGACGATATCGGAGCCTTTGCAATCCAATGGAATTGATGGTTGTCTTACACGAATAAAACAAGCTGATATCCTTTATGTACTGAACTATGACGGTTATGTCGGTAAGAGTGTGGCTATGGACATTGGATACGCTCTCGGTTTGAGCAAAATGGTGTATGCGCTAGAGCCGATAACTGATCCGGATATCACCCACTTGCTCGATGGCGTCCTTTCCCCTTCTTCTCTCATTAGCTTGTTATCGGAATAG
- a CDS encoding zinc-binding metallopeptidase family protein, giving the protein MDLPSDLLAFINKSPTPFHAVKTCRTILLKQGFEELKEEDNWIIDDNKKYFLIKGGASIVIINSSNECTLNAKGGRLLVAHTDSPTLKLKQHFSIPHQTALYLDVNTYASPLISTWLDRPLALAGQVFVEEAKGIRHCLVDSIHPSCTIPSFPIGLHQHRKPDQALEHLVALSYHANPDNWFKDTFQIPHTVVHHNVSLYPVADPSTQNPTTPYLTSARLDNLISCYAAVLAAIHSDAKSPLVVALFDKEEVGNKGYNGCASPWLSNTLKRMWRSRAHYHQVLARSIALSLDTVQASQPDLDAYLNPDHAPSLGNGIVMKVSESNRYCNDPEALNLFLNWSHEANIRYQVYAAKLNQSSGSTLGPLLATTLGIPCIDVGIPILAMHASQEIAHQEDFHHYVQLAQQFSYVNH; this is encoded by the coding sequence ATGGATTTACCATCTGATTTATTAGCATTCATTAATAAATCCCCGACCCCATTCCATGCGGTAAAAACATGTCGAACAATATTATTGAAACAAGGTTTTGAGGAGCTTAAAGAAGAAGATAATTGGATTATTGATGACAACAAAAAATATTTTTTAATAAAAGGCGGGGCGTCGATTGTTATTATCAACAGCAGCAATGAGTGTACGCTTAACGCCAAAGGCGGTCGTCTATTGGTAGCTCATACTGACAGCCCAACACTGAAACTCAAGCAGCACTTTTCCATCCCCCATCAGACGGCTTTGTATCTGGACGTAAATACGTATGCGTCCCCTTTGATCTCGACCTGGCTTGATCGGCCTCTCGCCCTCGCTGGGCAGGTCTTTGTCGAAGAAGCTAAGGGGATCCGCCATTGTTTAGTCGATTCCATTCACCCAAGTTGCACTATCCCCTCCTTTCCCATTGGCCTACATCAACATCGCAAACCAGATCAGGCACTTGAGCACTTAGTGGCTCTCTCCTACCACGCGAATCCCGATAACTGGTTTAAAGACACATTCCAGATCCCCCATACCGTTGTCCACCATAACGTATCACTCTATCCGGTGGCCGATCCCAGCACACAGAACCCAACCACACCCTATCTCACCAGCGCCAGACTCGACAATTTGATCAGTTGTTACGCCGCAGTCCTCGCTGCTATCCATTCGGATGCGAAGAGCCCGCTCGTCGTCGCGCTGTTTGATAAAGAAGAAGTGGGTAATAAAGGTTATAATGGCTGTGCCAGCCCCTGGCTCTCGAATACGTTGAAACGTATGTGGCGATCACGCGCTCACTATCATCAAGTGTTAGCCCGCTCCATCGCTTTGTCTCTTGATACCGTTCAGGCCAGTCAGCCGGATCTCGACGCATATCTAAACCCAGATCACGCCCCTTCACTAGGTAACGGAATCGTGATGAAAGTCAGCGAAAGCAATCGCTATTGCAACGATCCAGAGGCACTCAATCTGTTTCTTAACTGGTCTCACGAAGCAAATATTCGCTACCAAGTGTATGCGGCGAAATTAAACCAATCGAGCGGTTCCACACTTGGTCCCCTCTTAGCCACCACACTCGGCATCCCTTGCATTGACGTCGGGATCCCTATCTTAGCAATGCACGCTAGCCAAGAAATTGCCCACCAAGAAGACTTTCATCACTATGTGCAATTAGCGCAGCAGTTTTCTTATGTCAACCACTAA
- a CDS encoding radical SAM/SPASM domain-containing protein yields the protein MDYITSFFHEMGISSETVESLNNEVVEGSLSAPTRVFFDYTYYCPEKCKHCFTNSGYKREQELSFEQKTAIVDQLVEIGCYRISVAGGEPLADKTFISFVRYCKEKGVDVSLSTSGIPSTKSLAHELSALDVRTINISLDGWDAASYDCVRGEGRFDLMRKRVATLRKHYRGKLAAKVTLMTTNIHNLRDIIHTAREMELDVVKFNCVREAGRAEDNSSLVPSRAEYIEAMQELAKIKYEYEQDESSLGITLSLPVNPYSYSEEGGIQSTSSIESLGFGCYAGKESFCISPIGEIQPCSAFGPGNYSDGLVTEHSIQEVWREGNALNAFRALTGDESCHECPSYSACKGGCHLRSLYATGKLDGLDPYCFEHDVQPIAITTV from the coding sequence GTGGACTATATCACTTCATTTTTCCATGAAATGGGCATTTCAAGCGAAACGGTTGAGTCGCTTAATAATGAGGTGGTGGAAGGGAGCCTATCGGCGCCTACACGTGTGTTTTTTGATTACACGTATTACTGCCCAGAAAAATGCAAGCATTGTTTCACGAACTCAGGCTATAAGCGTGAGCAAGAGTTGAGCTTTGAACAGAAAACAGCGATCGTCGATCAATTGGTGGAAATCGGCTGTTATCGGATCTCTGTCGCAGGGGGGGAGCCTTTAGCGGACAAAACCTTTATCTCATTTGTTCGATACTGCAAAGAGAAGGGGGTCGATGTGTCGTTGTCGACTAGTGGGATCCCCAGTACCAAAAGTCTGGCGCACGAGCTCAGCGCGTTGGACGTGAGAACAATTAATATCAGTTTGGATGGTTGGGACGCGGCCTCGTACGATTGTGTGCGGGGGGAAGGGCGTTTTGACTTGATGAGAAAAAGAGTGGCGACGCTGAGAAAGCACTACCGTGGCAAGTTAGCGGCGAAGGTGACCTTGATGACGACCAACATCCACAATTTGCGAGACATTATTCATACCGCCAGGGAGATGGAGCTGGATGTTGTGAAGTTCAACTGTGTCCGAGAAGCGGGACGCGCAGAGGACAACTCGAGTCTTGTGCCAAGTCGGGCTGAATACATTGAAGCGATGCAAGAACTGGCCAAGATCAAGTATGAATATGAGCAGGATGAGTCGTCACTCGGGATCACTTTATCGTTACCAGTGAATCCATACTCTTACAGTGAGGAAGGGGGGATTCAAAGTACCAGTTCGATTGAGAGTCTTGGCTTCGGGTGTTATGCCGGGAAGGAAAGTTTTTGCATTAGCCCGATTGGGGAGATTCAACCTTGCTCCGCCTTTGGCCCTGGTAACTACTCGGACGGTTTGGTGACAGAGCACAGTATACAAGAGGTATGGCGAGAGGGGAACGCGCTCAATGCGTTTCGTGCTCTGACTGGGGATGAGAGTTGCCATGAATGCCCTTCGTATTCGGCATGCAAAGGGGGCTGCCATTTAAGAAGTTTGTACGCGACGGGCAAGCTTGACGGGTTGGATCCGTATTGTTTCGAACACGATGTCCAGCCGATTGCCATTACCACGGTATAA
- a CDS encoding radical SAM protein translates to MKYVWKSAQGIRGFDFERAKYVDFPTLGGALTEPERAKISLEFGEDWCELTPSDPWEGAMPLPMKAFINITKRCNFKCTHCFNDSGKRDAAEMDIATLNDLFDQLEALHIFHVTISGGEPLYHSEWSALIEALQHRQLSFSLVSNGALFNERIIAGLNALPYFRGVTVSLDGVDAATNDHVRGRGSFNQACQGLAQLSRHATFDVSLRTTLHTDNTSHIDRLIDVAAKFNIGHIKVNALNPYGRARHLMDKVLDNQDYLAIRQSLHDAGQLQNIRVEVPSQKYVAKEGLVGLCRSGQDSFEVDADGTVYPCSFTFGQLAQGNVHHQSLREIVGKMAGFTLDNPVCAGCKGRGGQQEKVLGAVSSLIERKQ, encoded by the coding sequence ATGAAGTACGTGTGGAAGAGTGCCCAAGGCATAAGAGGTTTCGACTTTGAGCGAGCGAAATACGTGGACTTTCCAACGCTCGGTGGTGCGTTAACGGAACCTGAACGCGCGAAGATCTCGTTAGAGTTTGGTGAAGATTGGTGTGAGTTGACACCTTCTGACCCTTGGGAGGGAGCGATGCCGCTGCCTATGAAGGCATTTATCAATATCACCAAGCGATGCAATTTCAAATGTACCCATTGTTTCAACGACTCGGGCAAGCGTGATGCGGCTGAAATGGATATAGCGACCTTAAATGACTTGTTTGATCAACTGGAAGCGCTGCATATCTTTCATGTCACGATATCGGGTGGGGAGCCCTTGTATCATTCAGAGTGGTCGGCGTTGATCGAGGCATTGCAACACCGCCAGCTCAGTTTTTCTTTGGTATCGAATGGGGCGTTGTTTAACGAGCGTATTATTGCTGGCTTAAATGCCCTGCCGTATTTTCGGGGAGTGACCGTATCCCTTGATGGGGTCGATGCAGCGACCAACGATCATGTGCGAGGACGAGGCAGTTTTAACCAAGCGTGTCAGGGATTGGCGCAGTTGAGTCGTCACGCTACTTTTGATGTGTCGCTAAGAACCACGTTACATACTGACAACACATCCCACATCGATCGACTGATTGATGTGGCAGCGAAATTTAATATAGGGCACATCAAGGTGAACGCGCTGAATCCGTACGGTCGAGCACGCCACCTGATGGATAAAGTACTGGACAATCAAGACTATCTCGCTATCCGTCAATCGTTGCACGATGCGGGTCAGTTACAGAATATTCGGGTCGAAGTGCCGTCGCAAAAGTATGTGGCGAAAGAAGGGCTGGTTGGTTTATGCCGATCGGGACAAGATAGTTTTGAGGTTGATGCTGATGGCACGGTCTACCCGTGTTCGTTTACCTTTGGTCAGTTGGCTCAGGGCAACGTGCATCATCAGTCCTTGCGCGAGATTGTGGGCAAGATGGCTGGGTTCACGCTGGATAATCCGGTCTGCGCAGGCTGCAAAGGGCGCGGTGGGCAACAAGAAAAAGTGTTAGGCGCGGTATCGTCTTTGATCGAGAGGAAGCAATGA
- a CDS encoding pyruvate kinase, translated as MKIIATNGAATSTADVRRALVDSGVAIMRFNFGVGIFSHQEMNQFMLDYQQQTQAYPHAQSLADLPGGKVRVCAISSPQLALGQTVRIVEQGTLAEGETDVWCGIDAPIENLSVAIGQKVYIADGAVELTIEAVDGEQIVSVVTYPGEVELRKGISLSRKHIYAELTNEFHRIFQQLRHSKPDYIALSFVSSAEDVLMIQRVLAEYTAGSSWRPKLLAKIENQAGIDHIEAILAHVAGIIVARGDLALHVPFEQMGRLERSLIETVQREVDKEVFVATEIFNYRDVTALPSRAEISSLYGLLALEIDGIMFSSETSSSKQPLKFVHFAQKIIQDMNEH; from the coding sequence ATGAAAATCATCGCAACAAATGGGGCAGCCACGTCGACGGCGGACGTGCGACGAGCGTTGGTCGACAGTGGAGTGGCAATCATGCGCTTCAATTTTGGGGTGGGGATTTTTAGCCATCAAGAAATGAATCAGTTTATGCTCGACTACCAGCAGCAAACCCAGGCTTACCCGCACGCACAATCGTTGGCGGACTTACCGGGTGGCAAGGTGCGCGTTTGTGCGATCAGTTCACCACAACTGGCGCTTGGGCAAACGGTGAGGATTGTCGAGCAGGGGACCTTGGCCGAAGGCGAGACCGATGTCTGGTGTGGTATTGATGCGCCGATTGAGAACCTCTCTGTCGCCATTGGGCAGAAAGTGTATATCGCCGACGGGGCGGTGGAGCTGACCATTGAGGCGGTGGATGGGGAGCAGATCGTGTCGGTGGTCACGTACCCTGGAGAGGTCGAACTGCGTAAGGGGATCAGTCTTTCGCGAAAGCACATCTACGCAGAACTAACGAATGAGTTTCATCGCATTTTTCAACAGTTGCGCCATTCAAAGCCGGACTACATTGCTTTGTCGTTTGTCTCGTCAGCAGAAGATGTCTTAATGATTCAGCGTGTGTTGGCGGAATACACGGCGGGGTCGAGTTGGCGCCCGAAGCTCTTGGCTAAGATAGAGAACCAGGCGGGCATTGACCACATTGAGGCGATTCTGGCCCACGTGGCGGGCATCATCGTCGCGCGCGGGGATCTAGCGTTGCATGTGCCGTTTGAACAAATGGGACGACTGGAGCGCTCTCTGATCGAGACCGTTCAGCGTGAAGTCGACAAGGAAGTGTTTGTAGCGACGGAAATTTTTAACTATCGCGATGTGACAGCGTTACCCTCGCGTGCGGAGATCTCATCATTGTATGGGCTACTAGCTTTGGAGATTGATGGAATCATGTTTTCCTCGGAGACTAGCAGTTCGAAGCAGCCGTTAAAGTTTGTCCATTTTGCACAAAAAATCATACAGGATATGAATGAACATTAA